A part of Anas acuta chromosome 26, bAnaAcu1.1, whole genome shotgun sequence genomic DNA contains:
- the LSM7 gene encoding U6 snRNA-associated Sm-like protein LSm7, translating into MANVGGGGGGGGGGAGKMADKEKKKKESILDLSKYIDKTIRVKFQGGREASGVLKGFDPLLNLVLDGTIEYMRDPDDQYKLTEDTRQLGLVVCRGTSVVLICPQDGMEAIPNPFIQQQDG; encoded by the exons ATGGCGAACGTCGGCGGgggtggcggcggtggcggtggcggcgcgGGCAAGATGGCG GataaggagaagaagaagaaggagagcATCTTGGACCTCTCCAAGTACATCGACAAAACGATCCGGGTGAAGTTTCAAGGGGGGAGAGAAG CAAGCGGCGTCTTGAAAGGATTTGACCCTCTACTGAACCTTGTGCTTGATGGCACCATTGAATATATGAGAG ACCCAGATGATCAATACAAATTAACAGAAGACACACGTCAGCTGGGACTTGTGGTCTGCAGAGGGACTTCTGTGGTTCTCATCTGTCCACAGGATGGCATGGAAGCAATTCCAAACCCTTTCATTCAGCAGCAGGATGGCTAA
- the LOC137845002 gene encoding kelch-like protein 23, whose protein sequence is MSKDCVGTELILTGQQSTDMESTQEAEELGPQAEMVADTVLEVGERLFQVSRRALSLHSRYFEAMFFGGARESTEHHIVIRGIDAAPFQALLEFSRTAQVLIGQENVISLLETADFLQFDRVKLLCEKFLERELHVSNCLGLMTYSQQFAFAELHASAMNVALTHWGDVMCQEEFKALPKETLMHFLKSDELFVPREDVVFDSIVRWIMEDPATREEDFLDLVGEVRVAFLSLSFLDVLVKRSKRHGQSDTFSRLIKKLDSCPPPSWQNLKLCPNAGRSYDTLYVLGGKHDNEQQELFLFQPKTGTWQACSPLQRRNLTQYAVAAVGNFLFVTGGYFRDEFVWYSVDWVLIYNCLSNSWLEGPAMKKSRNSHCAVGAGLYLYVLGGSTDEGIIAEVERMALVDPQWESMSPMVQPVERGDAVSVGTRIYVVCGLDENGHVYGGVQRLNTETDSWDVISFSPLPRYDLCITSLNSALYTIGGGAFRFDVETDEWTRVDEECLTKKFFMGCSTVNGQIYLLGQRKGNSALPIVVLFDPYVDMCQVIENKLPCPLPIRGCVSVRRFDTWV, encoded by the exons ATGAGTAAAGACTGCGTAGGGACGGAGTTAATTTTAACTGGTCAGCAGTCAACAGACATGGAGTCCACGCAAGAAGCGGAAGAGCTGGGACCTCAGGCAGAAATGGTTGCAGACACTGTTCTTGAGGTTGGAGAGAGACTCTTTCAGGTCAGCCGAAGGGCACTTTCACTGCACAGCCGTTATTTTGAAGCAATGTTTTTTGGGGGTGCAAGAGAGAGCACCGAGCACCATATAGTGATCAGAGGGATCGATGCAGCACCTTTTCAAGCACTTCTTGAGTTTTCTCGCACAGCCCAAGTGCTAATAGGTCAAGAAAATGTGATCAGCTTACTGGAAACAGCTGATTTTTTACAGTTTGACAGGGTGAAACTGTTGTGTGAGAAATTTCTGGAGAGGGAGCTGCATGTTTCCAACTGCCTGGGCCTGATGACCTACTCACAGCAATTTGcctttgcagagctgcatgCATCTGCTATGAATGTAGCTCTCACCCACTGGGGGGATGTGATGTGTCAGGAAGAATTTAAGGCTCTACCCAAAGAAACGTTGATGCACTTCCTAAAAAGTGATGAGCTATTTGTTCCTCGAGAAGATGTGGTTTTTGACAGTATTGTGAGGTGGATAATGGAGGACCCAGCAACGAGGGAGGAAGACTTTTTGGATTTGGTTGGCGAAGTCAGGGTCGCTTTTCTGAGTTTGTCCTTCCTTGATGTCTTGGTGAAACGCAGCAAGCGCCATGGACAGTCAGATACCTTCTCCAGACTAATAAAGAAGTTAGACAGCTGTCCTCCACCCAGCTGGCAAAATCTGAAGCTGTGTCCTAATGCTGGTCGGAGCTATGACACCTTATATGTCCTGGGAGGAAAGCATGACAACGAACAAcaagaattatttctgtttcaaccTAAAACAGGGACCTGGCAGGCTTGTTCTCCATTGCAGCGCAGAAACCTCACGCAATACGCAGTGGCAGCAGTAG GGAACTTCCTTTTTGTGACAGGAGGATATTTCCGGGATGAGTTTGTGTGGTATAGTGTCGATTGGGTGCTGATCTACAATTGTTTGAGTAATAGCTGGCTGGAAGGGCCTGCCATGAAGAAGTCTCGCAATAGCCATTGTGCAGTAGGAGCAGGGCTCTACCTGTATGTACTTGGAGGGAGCACAGATGAAGGGATAATCGCAGAAGTGGAGCGCATGGCTTTGGTGGACCCACAGTGGGAAAGCATGAGTCCTATGGTTCAACCTGTGGAGAGAGGAGATGCGGTCAGTGTGGGGACCAGGATCTATGTGGTCTGTGGTTTGGATGAAAATGGACACGTCTATGGCGGAGTGCAAAGGCTGAACACAGAGACGGACAGCTGGGATGTCATCTCATTTTCCCCGCTTCCAAG GTATGACCTCTGCATCACATCACTGAATAGTGCTCTGTACACCATAGGAGGGGGAGCTTTTCGATTTGATGTGGAAACAGATGAATGGACTCGTGTGGATGAGGAATGCTTGACCAAGAAGTTCTTCATGGGATGCAGCACTGTTAATGGACAAATTTATCTCCTTGGACAGAGAAAGGGGAACAGTGCCCTCCCCATTGTAGTCCTCTTTGATCCCTATGTTGATATGTGCCAGGTCATAGAAAACAAACTGCCTTGCCCCCTTCCTATTCGTGGCTGTGTCTCTGTGCGAAGGTTTGATACATGGGTATGA